The nucleotide sequence GCGCCCGCATAGTCGAACTGTTCCAGCTTGACCAGTATGAGCAAGGGGGCGATCTCGGACACCATGGGCATATTGCCGGCGATGAAAATCACCGAACCGTATTCGCCTATCGCGCGGGCGAACGCCATCGCGAATCCGGCCAGCAGCGCGGGCGCGATAGTGGGCAGCAGCACGCGAAGGAAGATCTGCGCCGGCCGCGCGCCCAGGCTCGCGGCGGCTTCTTCCAGCGAGGTCTCCAGGTCTTCCAGCACAGGTTGCACCGTGCGGACGACAAAGGGAATGCCGATGAAGATCAGCGCGACGACGATGCCCGCCGGCGTGTAGGCCACCTTGATGCCCAATGGCGCCAGCAGCCCGCCTATCCAGCCATGGGGGCCGAGCAAGGCGGCCAGCGCGATGCCGGCCACCGCGGTCGGCAGCGCGAAAGGCAGATCGACCAGCGCATCCAATATGCGCTTGCCGGGAAAGTCATAGCGCACCAGCACCCAGGCCACCAGCAGGCCGCAGGCCAGATTGACCAGCGCCGCGATCAGGGACGCGCCGAACGTCACGCGATAGGCGGACAGGACGCGCGGCGATGTCACCGCGGCGACGAAGGCGTCCCAGCTCAGCCCCGCGGCCTTGATCACCAGCGCCGACAGGGGCAGCAGCACGAGCACCCCGAGATACGCCAGCGTCAGGCCCAGCGTCAGGTTCAATCCGGGCAGTACGCGGGGCGTGCGCCTGCCCCCGCGCGCCGGTGGCAGGGACGCGAGCGGACCCGCCCCGCGGGCGCCGGGATGGCGCGGCAAGGCCACCCCTGCCGCCAGCTGGCTACTGCTTGACATAGACCTGATCGAAAATCCCGTTATCCGCGAAATGCAACTTGTCCACCGCGGGCCATCCGCCCAGGTCGCGGATGGTGAATAGATCCAGCGCGGGGAACTGCGTCGCGTACTTGGCCTTGGCCTGCTCCGCGATGGGGCGGTAGTAATTGCGGCCGATCAGGTCCTGCGCCTCTTCCGAGTACAGGTGCTCCAGATAGGCTTGCGCCACCTCGCGCGTGCCTTTGCGATCGACATTCTTGTCGACCACCGCCACGGAGGGCTCGCACAGCACGCTCAGGCTGGGAACGACCAGGTCCAGCTGGCCCTCGCCGAATTCCTTCAAGGCCAGGAAGGCGTCGTTTTCCCAGGAAATCAGCACATCGCCGACACCGCGCTGCGCGAAGGTAATCGTCGATCCCCGCGCGCCCGAATCCAGCACGGGCACATTGCGGTACAGCTTTTCGATGAAGTCCCTGGCGCCGGCATCGCCCGACTTGCGGCGCGCATGCTCCCACGCCGCCAGGTAGTTCCAGCGCGCGCCGGCCGAGGTCTTGGGGTTGGGGGTAATGACGGACACGCCCGGCTTGACCAGGTCGTCCCAACCCTTGATGCCCTTCGGGTTGCCCTTGCGCACGACCAGGATGATGGTCGAGGTATAAGGCGAGGAATTGCCAGGCAGCCGGCTCTCCCAGCCCGGGCGTACCAGCCCGCCGTGGGTGACCAGCGCTTCCACATCGGGAGCCAGCCCCAGCGTGACCACATCGGCGTCCACGCCATCGATCACGCTGCGCGCCTGCTTGCTCGAGCCGCCATGCGAATTGCGGATGACGATGTCCTGCCCGGTCCTGGCCTTCCAGAACCTGGCGAACAAGGGGTTGTACTGGGCATAGAGCTCGCGCGTCGGGTCGTAGGATACGTTCAACAGTTCCAGGGGGCGCGCCTGCGCGCGCGCCGCCGGCGCCAGCTGCGTCAAGCCGACGCAGGCGGACGCGACACCGAGCGACCGTTTAAGGAAGTCCCGTCTCTGCTTGCCATGCGCCATGCTGTCCATTCCGCGATAGGTGCCCATCGGGCGTTATTGATGTGATCGCACGGCCGCCGTACAAGGCGCCGTGACGAAGCGGCATTGTGGAGCGTGGGTGCGGTGCATCAAACGAAAATATGCTTGTTTGCATATTCCCGGGATGAAGGCCCTGCATGGACAGGCAAAAAAAACCCCCGGGGCCACCGGGGGTTCGCGCCAGGCGCTTGGCCGGCCCGTTTATTTGTTCGGCTGGGGCGTGATGCGCAGGTAGGGGCGCACCGCCTTGTAGCCCTTGGGGAATTTCTGCTTGATCACGTCCTCGTCCTTCAGCGACGGCACGATGATCACGTCGTCGCCGTCCTGCCAGTTCACCGGCGTGGCCACGCTGTGGCTGTCGGTCAGCTGCAGCGAATCGATGACGCGCAGGATCTCGTTGAAATTGCGGCCCGTGCTGGCGGGATAGGTGATGATCAGCCGCACCTTCTTGGCCGGGTCGATAATGAACACCGAACGCACCGTCGCGGTGACGCTGGCATTCGGATGGATCATGTCGTAGAGCTCGGACACCTTGCGGTCTTCGTCCGCCAGGATGGGGAAATTGACCGTGGTGCCCTGGGTGTCGTTGATATCGTCGATCCACTTGGTATGCGAGTCGACCGGGTCCACGGACAGCGCCAGCACTTTCACATTGCGCTTGGCGAATTCATCCGCCAGCTTGGCGGTGTAGCCGAGCTCGGTGGTGCACACGGGCGTGAAATCCGCCGGGTGCGAGAAAAGAACGCCCCAACTGTTGCCCAGATACTCATGAAAACGGATGGGGCCGACAGAGGATTTTTGTTCGAAATCGGGGGCTTCATCGCCCAAACGTAGTTGTCCCATACTCGATCCTATCTCCAGAGAAAGTAAACGCCGGGTCGCGTGCGGCGAGCCGGCGGGCAAGCGGGAGGGCGCACCTGTCCCGACGGGGCCCGTGCCGCCATTCTTGCACCAAACCGCGGCAGGCAAAAGTCCCGATCCGCATAAGGTTATGCAATATCCGAGTATTTGGCGCAAGTATCGGTAACGACCCCCGCCTGGACCGCGGCGGACAGCGCGGCGGCGCGAGGCAGGATATGCGCGCCATAGAAAATCGCCGTTGCCAGCTTATTGCGCAGGAAATCCGGCGACCACTCCGTCGGGGAATTGCCGGCGTCTTGCAGGTGCCGATGGCAGGCCACCGCCGCCCGGGCCATCTGCCATCCCGCCGCCAGTACGCCGGTGAGCATCAGGAAAGGCACGCTGCCGGCGAACACCGCGCGGACGTTGCCCATGCCCGTGCGGGCCATGAACTCCAGCGCCTGCTGCTGCGCCTGCATGGCCTGCGCCAGATTGACCCGCATCAGCGCCAGGCCCGCCGCGTCCGGGGCGGACGCTGTCGCTTCCGCCTGCTGCAGGGCATCCAGGGTTTCCCGCATGGCCTGCAGCAGATGGCGCGCGGTGGCGCCGCCGTCGCGCAGCAGCTTGCGGCCGATCAGGTCGTTGGCCTGGATGGCGGTGGTGCCTTCATAGATGGGCAGGATGCGGGCGTCGCGGTAGTGCTGCGCCGCGCCGGTTTCCTCGATATAGCCCATGCCGCCATGCACCTGCACCCCCAGGGAGGCGACCTCCACGGCGGATTCGGTGCAGAAACCCTTGACGACAGGCACCATGAATTCGTAGAAGGCCCGGTTCCTGTCCCGCGTTTCCGCATCGGGATGATGGCCGGCCAGGTCGAAGGCGGCGGCGGTGACGCTGGACAGGGCGCGGCCGCCTTCGGTCAGCGCGCGCATGGTCAGCAGCATGCGCTGTACGTCGGGATGATGGGCGATGGTCACCGGCCCTTTCGATCCTTCCACCGCACGTCCCTGGACGCGCTCGCGCGCATAGGCCACCGCCTGCTGCGTGGCGCGTTCGGCCACGGCCACGCCCTGTTGCCCGACCGCGTAGCGGGCCGCGTTCATCATGATGAACATGTACTCCAGACCGCGGTTTTCCTCGCCGACCAAGTGGCCCACCGCGCCGGCGCCGACCTCGCCCTTGCCATCGCCGTAGATCAATACGGCGGTGGGGCTGCCGTGGATACCCAGCTTGTCTTCCAGGGAAGCGCACCAGACATCGTTGCGCGCGCCCGGCGCACCGTCGGCCGTGGGCAGGTACTTGGGGACGACGAACAGCGATATGCCCTTGACCCCGGCCGGCGCGTCCGGCGTGCGGGCAAGCACGAGATGGACGATGTTCTCGGCCATATCGTGTTCGCCGTAAGTGATGAAGATCTTTTGTCCGCTCAGCCGGTAGGTGCCATCCTGTTGGGGGACCGCCCGCATGGCGACCTGGGCCAGGTCCGAACCGGCCTGCGGTTCGGTCAGGTTCATGGTGCCGGTCCACTTGCCCGCCACCAGATTGGGTACATAGGTCTCGCGCAGGGCCTCGCTTCCCACCGCCAGCAGGGCTTCGATGACCCCGTCGGTCAGCAGCGGGCACAGCGAGAACGCCAGGCAGGCCGAGTTGATGTTTTCGTTCGCGACCGCCGCCACCAGCTTGGGCAGCCCCTGTCCACCCCAGGCGGGCGGATGCAGCAGGCCTTGCCACCCTGCCTGCGCATAGGCGCGAAAGGTCTCGGCATAGCCAGGAGGCGTCGTCACCGTGCCATCGCGCCAGCTGGCCGGCCGGCGGTCGCCGGCGCGGTTGAGCGGCGCGATGGCCTGCTCCACGAAGCGCGCGTTCTCGCGCAGCACGGCATCGACCAGATCCGGCGTGGCTTCCTCGTAACCCGGAAGCGCCAGCACGCCGTCCAGGCCGGCCAGTTCCTTGAGCGTGAAGCGGATATCCGCCAGCGGTACGTGATAGCTCATGTCGTCTCCTGATACCCCAGTACGGCCTGGCCGCAAGCAAAACGGCCGTCCACCAGGACGGCCGTTTCCCGTGCGCGCGGCGGACCGCGATGCGCCTTGGTTTTTCTATATTAAAGCTTAAAGCGCCTTGACCAGCTCGGGCACCACGGTGAACAGATCGCCCACCAGGCCGTAATCCGCCACGCCGAAAATCGGCGCTTCGGCGTCCTTGTTGATCGCCACGATCACCTTGGAATCCTTCATGCCGGCCAGGTGCTGGATGGCGCCGGAAATCCCGACGGCGACGTACAGCTGCGGCGCGACGATCTTGCCGGTCTGCCCGACCTGCCAATCGTTCGGCGCATAGCCGGCATCGACCGCGGCGCGCGAAGCGCCCAGGGCCGCGCCCAGCTTGTCGGCCAGCGGGTCGAGGATCTTGAAGTTTTCCGCGCTGCCCATGCCGCGGCCGCCCGAGACGACGGCGCGCGCGCCGGCCAGCTCGGGACGATCGCTCTTGGCCAGCTCGCGCCCGACGAAGGACGACAAGCCGCTATCGGCCACGGGCGTGGCGTTTTCCACCTGGGCCGAGCCGCCTTGCGCCGCCGCGGCATCGAAGGCGGTGGTGCGCACCGTGATGACCTTGACCGGATCGGCCGACTGCACGGTGGCAATGGCGTTGCCCGCGTAGATGGGGCGTTCGAAGGTATCCGGCGACACGACGGCCGAGATATCGGAAATCTGCGCGACGTCCAGCTTGGCGGCCACCCGCGGCGCGATATTCTTGCCCGAGGCCGTGGCCGGGAACAGGATATGGCTGTAGTCCTGCGCCACGGCCAGCACCTGTGCGGCGACGTTTTCCGCCAGGCCGTCGGCCAGGTGCGGCGCATCGGCCAGCAGGACCTTGGACACGCCGGCGATCCCCGCGGCCTGCTGCGCGACGGCTTGCGCGCCGCCGCCGGCCACCAGCACGTGCACGTCGCCGCCCAGCTTGGCGGCGGCCGCCACGGTGTTCAGCGTGGCGCCCTTCAACTGGGCGTTATCGTGTTCGGCAATAACCAGGATCGTCATCTCAAACCACCTTCGCTTCGTTCTTCAGTTTGTCCACCAGCGCCGCCACGTCGGGCACCTTGATGCCGGCCTTGCGCGCGGGCGGCTCGGTGACCTTCAGCGTTTTCAGGCGCGGCGCCGGATCGACGCCCAGGTCCTGCGGCGTGACGGTATCCAGCGTCTTTTTCTTGGCCTTCATGATGTTGGGCAGCGTGACGTAGCGCGGCTCGTTCAGGCGCAAGTCGGTGGTGACGATGGCGGGCAGCTTCAGCGCGACCGTTTCCAGGCCACCATCGACTTCGCGCGTGACGGTGGCCTTGCCGTCGGCGATCTCGACCTTGTTCGCGAAAGTGGCTTGCGGCCAGTCCAGCAGCGCGGCCAGCATCTGGCCGGTCTGGTTGGCATCGTCGTCGATGGCCTGCTTGCCCAGGATGACCAGCTGGGGCTGTTCCTTGTCCACCAGGGCCTTCAGGAGCTTGGCCACCGCCAGGGGCTGCAGTTCGGCGTCCGTCTGCACCAGGATGCCGCGGTCGGCGCCGATCGCCATGGCCGTGCGCAGCGTTTCCTGGCATTGCGTGACGCCGCACGATACGGCGACGACTTCGCTTACCGTGCCCTTTTCCTTGAGCCGCGTGGCCTCTTCCACGGCGATTTCATCGAACGGGTTCATCGACATTTTGACGTTGGCGATGTCGACGCCCGTTTGATCGGATTTGACGCGCACCTTGACGTTGTAGTCAACGACGCGTTTGACCGGTACCAAGACCTTCATCCAGCAGCCTCCACAGATGATCGAATAATTGACGCCGCGCGAAGCCCGCGGCGGTGGGGAATCGCCTGATTCTACAACCTCGGGGCGCGCGGCGCCCCGCGGGCATTTCACGTGGCGGAAACCCGGGCTGCCCTACAGGCGCGCCAGCTCGCGGATGTGCGCCACGGCGCTGCGGCCCAGCGCGGACAGGTTGTAGCCGCCCTCCAGCATGCTGACGACACGGCCGCCGGCATGGCGGTCGGCCACCTGCATGAGCTGGCGGGTGATCCAGGCGTAGTCGGCCTCGACCAGTCCCAACTGGCCCAGGTCGTCCTCGCGATGGGCATCGAAACCCGCGGAGACCAGGATCATTTCGGGCCGATGCGCATCCAGCCGGGGCAGCCAGATCCGCGAGACGATTTCGCGCACCTCGGCGCCGCCGCTGTAGGCGGGGACAGGCACGTTGACCATATTGTCGCCGCGCGCCGTCTCGCCGCTATGGGGATAGAAGGGATGCTGGAAGATCCCGCACATCAGGACCCGCCGATCGCCGGCGAAGATGTCTTCCGTGCCGTTGCCGTGATGCACGTCGAAGTCCACGATGGCCACCCGCTGCAGGCCGTGGCGAGCCATGGCGTGATGCGCGGCGACGGCCACGTTATTGAACAGGCAGAACCCCATGGCCCGGTCGCGGCAGGCATGATGGCCGGGCGGGCGGACGGCGCAGAACGCGGTGGGCGCTTCGCCGGCCATGATGGCGTCCACCGCCTGCACGCCGGCGCCGGCGGCGTGCAGCGCCGCGTCGTAGGTGTGCGGGTTCATCAGCGTATCGGCGTCCAGCGAGCGGTAGCCGGCCGCGGGGATGCCCGCCGCCAGGCTGTCGACGTAGGCGGCATCGTGGGCGCGCAGCAGGGCCTCGCGGGAGACCGCCGTGGCCTCGCGCGTGTCCAGGTACGGCATGATGCCGCTGGCCAGCAGCTGGTCCGAGATGGCATCGAGTCTCTGCGGACATTCGGGATGCCACTCGCCCATTTCATGCAGCCTGCAGGACGGGTGGGTAAGATACAGGGTCTCCATGGGAAGATTATGTTCACCTGTCGGCACTTACTGCAACTCGTCCTGCTTACCGCCCTATTGACGGGCTGCTCCACCGCACAGAACCGCCCGGACCGCGCCGCCGGCACGGACCAGGCCCAGGCGCCCGCCGCCGTGGATGCCGCCACGCCGCGCATCCGCATCGGTCCGCCGCCCGACCAGGGCTCGGCGTCCACGATAGGCAGCGAAGGCGGCGCCGTGCCCGATGACCAGCAAATATCGGCCGTGGCGGCGCCCGACGGCCGCATGCGCGCCGACGTGCAGGCCTTCGTCCAACAGCTGGCCGCCGAACGCGGCCTTCCCGCGGACCGGCTGGCCAGCGCACTGGCCGGGGCCCGCTACAGCCCCACGGTCGCGCGCCTGATCGCCCCGCCGCCGGGACGCAAGATATCGCGCAGCTGGATCACCTACCGCGCGCGCGTCGTCGAGCCCAAGCGCATCGGCTGGGGCGTGGCGTTCTGGCAGGAGAATGCCGACGCGCTGAACCAGGCGGCGCAGCGTTTCGGCGTGCCGCCGGCGATCATCGTCGGCATCATCGGCGTGGAAACCCTGTATGGCCGCAACATGGGCAGCTTCCGCGTGCTGGACGCCCTGTCCACGCTGGCCTTCGACTACCCCGACCCCGCCAGGCCCGAGCGGGCGCAGATGTTCCGCTCGCAGCTGGCTGATTTCCTGACCCTGGTCATGCAGGGCCGGCTGGACCTGGAAACGCTGGGATCCTATGCGGGCGCGATCGGCATGCCGCAGTTCATGCCGGGCAGCATCCTGCGCTACGCGCTGGACGGCGACGGCAGCGGCCACATCGACCTGGCCAACCATCCTCGCGATGCGATCCTGTCGGTGGGCAACTTCCTGGTGGAGCACGGCTGGGAACGCGGCCGGCCGGTATTCGCGCCGGTGGTCCTGCCCCCCGACGCGGGACGGCTGGTGGACGGCGGGCTCGCGCCCACCCGCACCTGGCCGCAATTGCAGGCCGCGGGCGCGACCGTCTCGCCCACAGCCATGACCGTCGCCGACAATGGCTGGCAGCAAGGCATGCTGGGCGTGATAGACCTGCCCGAGGAAGCCGCCGGCACGGCCGAATACCGCACCGCCACGGTGAATTTCTTCGCCCTGACGCAATACAACCACAGCTATTTCTACGCCACGTCGGTGGCGGACCTGGCCGCCGCCATCCAGGCGCGCATGAACGCCGTGGCCGCGCGTCCGGATCAGCCGGACGCGCCCGTGCAAAGGTAGCAGCGGCCGGGCCACGGATGCGGGCGCACACGACGGCGGAACGCCGCCGCGGCGGTGCGCCCCGCCTTAGTTGAACACGCCCGTGGAAAGGTAGCGGTCGCCCCGGTCGCAGACGATGAAGACGATGGTGGCGTTTTCCACGCGGGACGCGACGCGCAAGGCGGCGATCAAGGCGCCGGCCGACGAGATCCCGGCGAAGATGCCCTCTTCCGCGGCCAGCCTGCGCGCCATGGCTTCGGCATCGGCCTGCTTGATGCTTTCGTAGCCGTCCACGCGGCTGCGATCGAAAATCGCCGGCAGATAGGCCTCCGGCCATTTGCGTATGCCGGGGATCTGCGAGCCTTCCTCCGGCTGGGCGCCGATGACCTGGAT is from Bordetella bronchialis and encodes:
- the cysT gene encoding sulfate ABC transporter permease subunit CysT, with translation MSSSSQLAAGVALPRHPGARGAGPLASLPPARGGRRTPRVLPGLNLTLGLTLAYLGVLVLLPLSALVIKAAGLSWDAFVAAVTSPRVLSAYRVTFGASLIAALVNLACGLLVAWVLVRYDFPGKRILDALVDLPFALPTAVAGIALAALLGPHGWIGGLLAPLGIKVAYTPAGIVVALIFIGIPFVVRTVQPVLEDLETSLEEAAASLGARPAQIFLRVLLPTIAPALLAGFAMAFARAIGEYGSVIFIAGNMPMVSEIAPLLILVKLEQFDYAGAAAIGAVLLGLSFAMLLAINGLQAWRGRLAGRDAEGARP
- a CDS encoding sulfate ABC transporter substrate-binding protein; this encodes MGTYRGMDSMAHGKQRRDFLKRSLGVASACVGLTQLAPAARAQARPLELLNVSYDPTRELYAQYNPLFARFWKARTGQDIVIRNSHGGSSKQARSVIDGVDADVVTLGLAPDVEALVTHGGLVRPGWESRLPGNSSPYTSTIILVVRKGNPKGIKGWDDLVKPGVSVITPNPKTSAGARWNYLAAWEHARRKSGDAGARDFIEKLYRNVPVLDSGARGSTITFAQRGVGDVLISWENDAFLALKEFGEGQLDLVVPSLSVLCEPSVAVVDKNVDRKGTREVAQAYLEHLYSEEAQDLIGRNYYRPIAEQAKAKYATQFPALDLFTIRDLGGWPAVDKLHFADNGIFDQVYVKQ
- a CDS encoding peroxiredoxin is translated as MGQLRLGDEAPDFEQKSSVGPIRFHEYLGNSWGVLFSHPADFTPVCTTELGYTAKLADEFAKRNVKVLALSVDPVDSHTKWIDDINDTQGTTVNFPILADEDRKVSELYDMIHPNASVTATVRSVFIIDPAKKVRLIITYPASTGRNFNEILRVIDSLQLTDSHSVATPVNWQDGDDVIIVPSLKDEDVIKQKFPKGYKAVRPYLRITPQPNK
- a CDS encoding acyl-CoA dehydrogenase; protein product: MSYHVPLADIRFTLKELAGLDGVLALPGYEEATPDLVDAVLRENARFVEQAIAPLNRAGDRRPASWRDGTVTTPPGYAETFRAYAQAGWQGLLHPPAWGGQGLPKLVAAVANENINSACLAFSLCPLLTDGVIEALLAVGSEALRETYVPNLVAGKWTGTMNLTEPQAGSDLAQVAMRAVPQQDGTYRLSGQKIFITYGEHDMAENIVHLVLARTPDAPAGVKGISLFVVPKYLPTADGAPGARNDVWCASLEDKLGIHGSPTAVLIYGDGKGEVGAGAVGHLVGEENRGLEYMFIMMNAARYAVGQQGVAVAERATQQAVAYARERVQGRAVEGSKGPVTIAHHPDVQRMLLTMRALTEGGRALSSVTAAAFDLAGHHPDAETRDRNRAFYEFMVPVVKGFCTESAVEVASLGVQVHGGMGYIEETGAAQHYRDARILPIYEGTTAIQANDLIGRKLLRDGGATARHLLQAMRETLDALQQAEATASAPDAAGLALMRVNLAQAMQAQQQALEFMARTGMGNVRAVFAGSVPFLMLTGVLAAGWQMARAAVACHRHLQDAGNSPTEWSPDFLRNKLATAIFYGAHILPRAAALSAAVQAGVVTDTCAKYSDIA
- a CDS encoding electron transfer flavoprotein subunit alpha/FixB family protein; amino-acid sequence: MTILVIAEHDNAQLKGATLNTVAAAAKLGGDVHVLVAGGGAQAVAQQAAGIAGVSKVLLADAPHLADGLAENVAAQVLAVAQDYSHILFPATASGKNIAPRVAAKLDVAQISDISAVVSPDTFERPIYAGNAIATVQSADPVKVITVRTTAFDAAAAQGGSAQVENATPVADSGLSSFVGRELAKSDRPELAGARAVVSGGRGMGSAENFKILDPLADKLGAALGASRAAVDAGYAPNDWQVGQTGKIVAPQLYVAVGISGAIQHLAGMKDSKVIVAINKDAEAPIFGVADYGLVGDLFTVVPELVKAL
- a CDS encoding electron transfer flavoprotein subunit beta/FixA family protein, with product MKVLVPVKRVVDYNVKVRVKSDQTGVDIANVKMSMNPFDEIAVEEATRLKEKGTVSEVVAVSCGVTQCQETLRTAMAIGADRGILVQTDAELQPLAVAKLLKALVDKEQPQLVILGKQAIDDDANQTGQMLAALLDWPQATFANKVEIADGKATVTREVDGGLETVALKLPAIVTTDLRLNEPRYVTLPNIMKAKKKTLDTVTPQDLGVDPAPRLKTLKVTEPPARKAGIKVPDVAALVDKLKNEAKVV
- a CDS encoding histone deacetylase family protein; its protein translation is METLYLTHPSCRLHEMGEWHPECPQRLDAISDQLLASGIMPYLDTREATAVSREALLRAHDAAYVDSLAAGIPAAGYRSLDADTLMNPHTYDAALHAAGAGVQAVDAIMAGEAPTAFCAVRPPGHHACRDRAMGFCLFNNVAVAAHHAMARHGLQRVAIVDFDVHHGNGTEDIFAGDRRVLMCGIFQHPFYPHSGETARGDNMVNVPVPAYSGGAEVREIVSRIWLPRLDAHRPEMILVSAGFDAHREDDLGQLGLVEADYAWITRQLMQVADRHAGGRVVSMLEGGYNLSALGRSAVAHIRELARL
- the mltB gene encoding lytic murein transglycosylase B; this translates as MFTCRHLLQLVLLTALLTGCSTAQNRPDRAAGTDQAQAPAAVDAATPRIRIGPPPDQGSASTIGSEGGAVPDDQQISAVAAPDGRMRADVQAFVQQLAAERGLPADRLASALAGARYSPTVARLIAPPPGRKISRSWITYRARVVEPKRIGWGVAFWQENADALNQAAQRFGVPPAIIVGIIGVETLYGRNMGSFRVLDALSTLAFDYPDPARPERAQMFRSQLADFLTLVMQGRLDLETLGSYAGAIGMPQFMPGSILRYALDGDGSGHIDLANHPRDAILSVGNFLVEHGWERGRPVFAPVVLPPDAGRLVDGGLAPTRTWPQLQAAGATVSPTAMTVADNGWQQGMLGVIDLPEEAAGTAEYRTATVNFFALTQYNHSYFYATSVADLAAAIQARMNAVAARPDQPDAPVQR